The sequence GAACGTAAAACTAAAATAACAACTAAAATAGTCGATAAGATACTAATCAAGCTCCAAATAAATGAACTAGTTTCAGACCTTCCTGAGAGTACTTCACCAAAATTTGAAACTTTGAGTGCTAAGGAACCTAGGCTGCAATACAAAATTGTGCCAGGTAATATACCAATCATTCCAAGAGTAAAATCACGAACTTTTACCTCACTCAAGCCATATGTAAAATTAAGTAAGCCAAATGGAAAAAGAGGAGAAAGTCTTGTGAGAAGAATGACTTTGAGACCCTCACGTTTAACAGCTTTCTCCATTATTTGAACTTTTGGAGAATTGGAGACCTTTTTTCGAGCCCATTCTTTTAAAAAAGTTCTCCCTAAATAAAAAGTTAGATGAGCTCCAATAAAAGCTCCCACAAAAACCACCGAACTTCCAAGCCAGGTGCCATAAAGAAAGCCAGACAACATGGAAAGCCATGAGCCTGGCAATAAACAAGACACCCAAAAAACATACACCAAAGCAAAAATCAAAATTCCAAAAGAGCTACTTAAAAAAGGAATGAAATTATTAACCAGAGTTTCTAAGTTGTTAGACATAGTTTAGAGAGTTCAATCCAATCCCATTAGACGCTCTTTGACTAGACGGACTTGCGCTTCTGACTCCGTTAAGTTTGCTCTGCATTCCTCAACAACCTCTTTAGGAGCTTTATCAACAAAATTCTTATTTGCTAGACGTCCAGAGAGACTTTCTATTTCCTTTTGTGCTTTATTTAAATCTTTTTCAAGCCTTGATCGTAAAGAAGCTATATCTATCAATCCTTC comes from Prochlorococcus marinus XMU1408 and encodes:
- a CDS encoding TVP38/TMEM64 family protein — encoded protein: MSNNLETLVNNFIPFLSSSFGILIFALVYVFWVSCLLPGSWLSMLSGFLYGTWLGSSVVFVGAFIGAHLTFYLGRTFLKEWARKKVSNSPKVQIMEKAVKREGLKVILLTRLSPLFPFGLLNFTYGLSEVKVRDFTLGMIGILPGTILYCSLGSLALKVSNFGEVLSGRSETSSFIWSLISILSTILVVILVLRSTRKLNQDS